Proteins encoded within one genomic window of Marinobacter halotolerans:
- a CDS encoding flavodoxin family protein produces the protein MVSSSKTLLIVAHAPSANTLKLREAVERGACHEDIENVRVKVMAPLDAGPNDVLACDAIILGTTENLGYMSGALKDFFDRTYYSVLEETQGLPFAYYIRAGHDGTGTNRAIETITTGLRWRLVQEPLICRGEYRDEFEGQCQELGMYLAASLDAGLF, from the coding sequence ATGGTGAGCTCCTCTAAGACCTTACTGATTGTTGCTCATGCACCCTCCGCCAACACGCTGAAACTCCGTGAGGCGGTTGAGCGGGGGGCATGTCATGAAGACATTGAAAACGTTCGGGTGAAAGTGATGGCTCCGCTGGATGCCGGCCCGAACGACGTCCTTGCCTGTGATGCCATTATCCTGGGTACCACTGAAAACCTGGGATACATGAGCGGCGCGTTGAAAGACTTTTTCGACCGCACCTATTATTCGGTTCTGGAAGAAACCCAGGGCCTGCCTTTCGCCTACTACATCCGCGCCGGCCATGATGGCACGGGTACCAATCGGGCCATTGAAACCATCACCACGGGTTTACGCTGGCGCCTGGTACAGGAGCCGCTCATCTGTCGCGGTGAATACCGGGATGAATTTGAAGGCCAGTGCCAGGAACTGGGGATGTATCTGGCGGCCAGCCTGGACGCCGGGCTTTTCTGA
- a CDS encoding PilZ domain-containing protein, which translates to MTSDSVDRRIKDRYAANCLKVELQERGFFGRGKNSTSVTCLDMNRYGMAVLCPRPVEPGARLYLNFDGKYIRESRVAARVVTCQPFQTGYRVSIQFSYCFEKKGYSRTVDNALCRIEGFYNRFAG; encoded by the coding sequence ATGACGAGTGATTCCGTAGACCGCCGAATAAAAGACCGTTACGCCGCCAACTGCCTGAAGGTTGAGCTGCAGGAGCGTGGCTTTTTTGGTCGTGGGAAGAATTCAACCTCGGTGACCTGCCTGGACATGAACCGCTATGGCATGGCCGTGCTATGCCCGCGCCCCGTTGAGCCCGGCGCCCGGCTGTACCTGAACTTTGACGGCAAATACATTCGCGAATCCCGCGTGGCCGCCCGGGTGGTGACCTGCCAGCCCTTCCAGACCGGTTACCGCGTCAGCATCCAGTTCAGCTACTGTTTCGAGAAAAAAGGCTATTCCCGCACCGTGGATAATGCCCTGTGCCGCATTGAAGGCTTCTATAACCGGTTTGCCGGCTGA
- a CDS encoding DJ-1/PfpI family protein translates to MAFNIVFPLFPGVTQLDFTGTAQMLTYVPDVQLCVVSENAEPVQTDCGFSILPEFSFDNCPPADMICIPGGPGVFEAINHQPLIDFVARHCQGATYITSVCTGAFILGAAGMLEGKRATTHWGYTGALKVCGAEFTEGRVVVDGNLITAGGVTSGIDFSLTVIAEVWGETLARSIQLRMEYNPHPPFKGGHPSTAGAEILSEVQPFYDKALAKVLGALAKRQESS, encoded by the coding sequence ATGGCATTCAACATCGTTTTCCCCCTCTTTCCCGGCGTTACCCAGCTTGATTTTACCGGCACCGCCCAGATGCTGACCTACGTGCCGGATGTGCAGCTTTGCGTGGTGTCTGAAAACGCCGAACCCGTTCAGACCGATTGCGGATTCAGCATCCTTCCCGAATTCAGCTTCGACAACTGCCCACCGGCAGACATGATCTGCATACCCGGCGGGCCCGGCGTGTTTGAAGCCATCAATCACCAGCCACTGATTGATTTTGTGGCCAGACATTGCCAAGGCGCGACCTACATTACCTCGGTCTGTACCGGGGCTTTCATACTGGGGGCAGCGGGCATGCTCGAGGGAAAGCGGGCAACGACCCACTGGGGTTATACCGGGGCCCTTAAGGTCTGCGGTGCGGAATTTACCGAAGGCCGGGTGGTGGTGGATGGCAACCTGATTACCGCCGGCGGTGTTACCTCCGGCATTGATTTCAGCCTGACGGTTATTGCGGAAGTCTGGGGTGAAACCCTGGCCCGCTCGATTCAACTGAGAATGGAATACAACCCGCACCCGCCCTTCAAGGGTGGCCACCCTTCAACGGCCGGGGCAGAAATACTGTCGGAGGTTCAGCCGTTTTACGACAAGGCGCTGGCAAAGGTATTGGGTGCTCTGGCAAAACGGCAGGAAAGCAGCTGA
- the recA gene encoding recombinase RecA, with protein sequence MEDNRKKALGAALSQIERQFGKGAVMKMGDQPREAIPAVSTGSLGLDVALGIGGLPYGRICEIYGPESSGKTTLTLQVIAEAQKAGKTCAFVDAEHALDPVYAEKLGVDVDELLVSQPDTGEQALEICDMLVRSNAVDVIIVDSVAALTPKAEIEGEMGDSHVGLQARLMSQALRKLTGNVKHANCLLVFINQIRMKIGVMFGSPETTTGGNALKFYCSVRLDIRRIGAVKDGDEVIGNETRVKVVKNKVAPPFKQAEFQIMYGKGIYHMAEVVDMGVKEGFVDKAGAWYAYKGDKIGQGKANACKFLEENPDIANEIETAVRDKLMPKPAKKEAAAEEKAEEANGELL encoded by the coding sequence ATGGAAGACAACCGCAAAAAAGCATTGGGCGCAGCGCTCAGCCAGATCGAACGTCAGTTCGGTAAAGGCGCCGTGATGAAAATGGGCGATCAGCCCCGGGAAGCGATTCCCGCTGTTTCCACCGGCTCGCTGGGGCTGGACGTTGCACTGGGCATTGGCGGCCTTCCATACGGGCGCATCTGCGAGATCTACGGCCCGGAAAGCTCCGGTAAAACAACCCTGACGCTGCAAGTGATTGCCGAAGCCCAGAAGGCCGGCAAAACCTGTGCGTTTGTGGACGCCGAGCACGCATTGGACCCGGTCTACGCCGAAAAGCTGGGCGTTGACGTGGACGAGCTGCTGGTTTCCCAGCCGGACACCGGCGAGCAGGCACTGGAAATCTGCGACATGCTCGTGCGTTCCAACGCTGTTGACGTCATTATCGTGGACTCCGTAGCCGCACTGACGCCAAAAGCCGAAATCGAAGGCGAAATGGGCGACAGCCACGTTGGCCTGCAGGCACGCCTGATGTCCCAGGCGCTGCGCAAGCTGACCGGTAACGTGAAGCACGCCAACTGCCTGCTGGTGTTCATCAACCAGATCCGTATGAAGATCGGTGTGATGTTCGGCAGCCCGGAAACCACCACCGGTGGTAACGCCCTGAAGTTCTACTGCTCCGTACGCCTGGACATCCGCCGCATCGGTGCGGTGAAAGACGGCGACGAAGTGATCGGCAACGAAACCCGCGTGAAAGTGGTCAAGAACAAGGTGGCCCCGCCTTTCAAACAGGCTGAGTTCCAGATCATGTACGGCAAGGGTATCTACCATATGGCCGAAGTGGTCGATATGGGTGTTAAAGAAGGGTTTGTGGACAAGGCCGGCGCCTGGTACGCCTACAAGGGCGACAAGATCGGCCAGGGCAAGGCCAACGCCTGCAAGTTCCTGGAAGAGAACCCGGATATTGCCAACGAGATTGAAACCGCTGTCCGCGACAAGCTGATGCCCAAGCCCGCCAAGAAAGAGGCGGCAGCAGAGGAAAAAGCGGAAGAAGCCAATGGTGAGCTCCTCTAA
- a CDS encoding Lon protease family protein, whose protein sequence is MKSLPLNQLYKVCVLKDLPFKTTRQLEPLAEIVGQNRAQSAVRFALAMPHGGYNVYAVGRPGLGKSTMMLRYLKHHADLEHQIHDWCYVANFEEPRVPRVLKLPAGKGNELKQDMDKLMTRLMKMVPQTFDSDSFLERAELLKSGFAKKQEDELEKVAAQARRKKVSLNITTPGGYRLVAMNGDEPHTAESFQALTEAQREKFETEINKLEKKLRQTLRKVADWEQEYAEAQHALNEETLESISGDQIDELIAKYSDQADVVSYLKGVRADLSESLDIFLEENEEQAAIAYASLDKKTPRRYLVNVLVHQKSEDVPVVVEDNPTYHNLFGYVENVTFKGTVFTDFSLIRPGSIHRANGGYLLMDAIKVLEQPFVWDGLKRALRSRSLQINSLERELTLSGTISLEPEEIPLDVKIVLFGDRETWMLLQEYDSEFAELFRVTADFENEMMRTDESQVLYAKFIASLVNEKKLLHCNNRAVARIIEHSARMAEHQDRLSLHAADIANLLRESDYWARQAGAKMISNTHVDQALESAEYRSSRIRDHFYDSIRDGTTLVSTSGTCVGQVNGLSVLSTGGYEFGLSNRITATCYYGDGAVMDIERDVKLGGNLHSKGVMILSAWLSAHFAVTDPMHLSASLTMEQNYGEVDGDSASLAELCALVSSLSGLPVRQDLALTGSVNQFGEVQPIGGVNEKVEGFFATCKLTGGLTGSQGVIIPATNVQNLMLNDEVVQAARNSQFSVYAVTRAEEAITLLLGKPAGKADEKGRYPKQSVFGMIQQRLEKMREHERQEHARDDSKDPSIH, encoded by the coding sequence TTGAAGTCACTGCCTCTGAACCAGTTATACAAAGTCTGTGTGTTGAAGGACTTGCCGTTCAAAACCACCCGCCAGCTTGAGCCGCTTGCTGAAATCGTGGGCCAGAACCGGGCCCAGTCGGCGGTTCGTTTTGCGCTGGCCATGCCCCACGGCGGTTATAACGTGTATGCGGTGGGTCGTCCCGGCCTCGGCAAAAGCACCATGATGCTGCGCTATCTCAAGCACCACGCCGACCTGGAGCACCAGATCCACGACTGGTGCTACGTGGCCAACTTTGAGGAACCCCGGGTACCCCGGGTGCTGAAGCTGCCAGCGGGTAAGGGCAACGAGCTCAAGCAGGACATGGACAAACTGATGACCCGCCTGATGAAGATGGTGCCTCAGACGTTTGATAGCGACAGCTTCCTGGAGCGGGCCGAGCTGCTGAAAAGCGGCTTTGCCAAGAAGCAGGAAGATGAACTGGAAAAGGTGGCAGCCCAGGCCCGGCGCAAAAAGGTCAGCCTGAACATCACCACACCGGGCGGCTATCGCCTGGTGGCCATGAACGGCGACGAGCCCCATACGGCGGAATCCTTCCAGGCACTGACTGAAGCCCAGCGGGAAAAATTTGAAACCGAGATCAATAAGCTGGAAAAGAAGCTTCGCCAGACGCTGCGCAAGGTCGCCGACTGGGAGCAGGAATACGCGGAAGCTCAGCATGCACTGAACGAAGAGACGCTGGAGAGCATCTCTGGCGACCAGATTGATGAACTGATTGCCAAATATAGCGACCAGGCGGACGTGGTGAGCTACCTCAAGGGTGTGCGTGCCGATCTGTCGGAAAGCCTCGACATCTTCCTGGAGGAAAACGAGGAACAGGCCGCCATCGCCTACGCCTCGCTGGACAAGAAAACCCCGCGCCGTTACCTGGTCAACGTGCTGGTGCACCAGAAAAGCGAGGACGTGCCGGTGGTGGTGGAAGACAATCCCACCTACCACAACCTGTTCGGCTATGTGGAAAACGTTACCTTCAAAGGCACAGTGTTCACGGATTTTTCCCTGATTCGCCCAGGCAGCATTCACCGGGCCAATGGCGGCTACCTGCTGATGGACGCCATCAAGGTGCTGGAGCAGCCTTTCGTGTGGGATGGCCTTAAGCGGGCGCTGCGCTCCCGCTCACTGCAGATCAACTCCCTGGAGCGGGAACTGACGCTGTCCGGCACCATTTCCCTGGAACCGGAAGAAATCCCGCTGGATGTGAAAATCGTGCTGTTTGGCGACCGGGAAACCTGGATGCTGCTGCAGGAATACGATTCCGAGTTCGCCGAGCTGTTCCGGGTGACGGCGGATTTCGAAAACGAAATGATGCGAACCGATGAAAGCCAGGTGCTGTACGCCAAATTCATTGCCAGCCTGGTGAACGAAAAGAAACTGCTGCACTGCAACAATCGTGCGGTGGCGCGGATTATCGAGCACAGCGCGCGCATGGCGGAACACCAGGATCGGCTGTCCTTGCATGCGGCGGACATCGCCAACCTGCTGCGGGAATCCGACTACTGGGCGCGGCAGGCCGGCGCCAAAATGATCAGCAACACACATGTGGATCAGGCGCTGGAAAGTGCCGAATACCGCAGCAGCCGGATACGGGACCATTTCTACGATTCCATCCGCGACGGCACCACGCTGGTATCCACATCCGGCACCTGTGTCGGCCAGGTGAACGGCCTGTCGGTGTTATCGACCGGCGGTTATGAATTCGGGCTGTCCAACCGCATCACCGCCACCTGCTATTATGGAGATGGTGCCGTGATGGATATCGAGCGGGACGTGAAGCTGGGTGGCAACCTGCATTCCAAGGGTGTGATGATTCTCAGCGCCTGGCTGTCGGCCCATTTCGCGGTGACCGACCCCATGCATCTTTCAGCCAGCCTGACCATGGAGCAGAACTACGGTGAAGTGGACGGCGACAGCGCCTCCCTGGCGGAATTGTGCGCCCTGGTGTCGTCCCTGTCCGGGCTGCCGGTACGTCAGGATCTGGCGCTGACCGGCTCGGTAAACCAGTTTGGCGAGGTTCAGCCCATCGGCGGCGTGAACGAAAAGGTTGAGGGATTTTTCGCCACCTGTAAGCTGACGGGAGGGCTGACCGGTTCCCAGGGTGTGATTATCCCTGCCACCAACGTGCAGAACCTGATGCTGAACGACGAAGTGGTTCAGGCGGCGCGCAACAGCCAGTTCTCGGTTTACGCCGTGACCCGGGCCGAAGAAGCCATCACACTGCTTCTTGGTAAACCCGCGGGCAAGGCGGACGAAAAAGGCCGGTATCCGAAACAGAGCGTATTTGGCATGATTCAGCAGCGGCTAGAAAAAATGCGGGAACACGAGCGGCAGGAACATGCACGGGACGATTCCAAGGATCCTTCGATACATTAA
- the mutS gene encoding DNA mismatch repair protein MutS has protein sequence MSAAQTDLSQHTPMMRQYLRIKGEHPNELVFYRMGDFYELFYDDARKAAELMDITLTARGQSGGSPIPMAGIPYHSAEGYIARLVRAGQSIAICEQIGDPATSKGPVDRQVVRIVTPGTLSDDAFLEDRRDNLLVAIYNRQEKFGFSSLDISSGRFAVSELDDLESLQGELQRLRPAEILISEDFPFQEVLDGYTGIRRQGPWLFESDTAHRVLTQQLQVKDLTGFGCEDMSLAICAAGCLLQYAKETQRTALPHIRKLSRERREEAVILDAASRRNLEIDINLMGGTQHTLAWVMDRTATSMGGRQLRRWLNRPLRDVSVVEQRQQAVSALLDGFHYEPVHDLLKAVGDIERVLARVALRSARPRDLSRLRDAFHALPDLQKVLTPVNSHLIVKLATTIGEYPELADLLERGIVDNPPVVIRDGGVIREGFDAELDDLRNISENAGQFLLDVETRERERTGISTLKVGYNRIHGYYIEISRAQAEEAPVDYIRRQTLKNAERFITPELKEFEDKALSAKSRSLAREKALYDEVLETVAAELAPLQDAAQALAELDVLSNFAERATSLRFNPPEFSESPGFDIEQGRHPVVEQLLSDPYVPNDLLMDDQRRMLVITGPNMGGKSTYMRQAALIALLAYTGSFVPANRVVIGPLDRIFTRMGSSDDIAGGRSTFMVEMTETANILHNATEHSLVLMDEVGRGTSTFDGLSLAWATAEHLAKHIRCYTLFATHYFELTQLADELTHAVNVHLTATEHDDTIVFLHNVHDGPASQSYGLQVAKLAGVPQDVIRHAKAQLAHLEGSAEPVAPMIARPEPTAPSASGSSKAAQASAFQGDMFSSMEPSKVEEALSEMDLDGLTPREALNRLYELRDIMARR, from the coding sequence ATGTCAGCAGCCCAGACCGATCTTTCCCAGCACACGCCAATGATGAGGCAATACCTCAGAATCAAGGGCGAGCACCCGAATGAACTGGTGTTCTACCGCATGGGGGATTTCTACGAGCTGTTCTACGACGACGCCCGCAAAGCCGCCGAGCTTATGGACATTACTCTGACGGCCCGCGGACAGTCCGGCGGCAGCCCGATTCCCATGGCCGGTATCCCTTATCATTCCGCTGAGGGTTACATTGCACGTCTGGTTCGGGCTGGTCAATCCATCGCCATCTGCGAACAGATTGGCGACCCGGCCACCAGTAAAGGCCCGGTGGATCGGCAGGTGGTGCGCATCGTCACACCCGGTACGCTGAGCGACGACGCCTTTCTGGAAGACCGCCGCGACAACCTGCTGGTGGCCATCTACAACCGCCAGGAAAAGTTCGGGTTTTCCTCCCTGGATATTTCCAGCGGCCGCTTTGCGGTATCGGAACTGGACGACCTGGAAAGCCTTCAGGGCGAGCTGCAGAGGCTTCGGCCGGCCGAAATCCTGATCAGCGAGGATTTCCCCTTCCAGGAAGTACTGGATGGCTATACCGGTATCCGCCGCCAGGGCCCCTGGCTGTTCGAATCCGATACCGCCCATCGGGTGCTGACCCAGCAGCTGCAGGTAAAGGATCTGACCGGTTTTGGCTGTGAGGACATGTCCCTGGCCATCTGCGCCGCCGGGTGCCTGCTGCAGTACGCCAAGGAAACCCAACGCACCGCCCTGCCCCACATCCGTAAACTCAGCCGCGAGCGCCGGGAAGAGGCGGTGATCCTGGATGCTGCCAGCCGCCGCAATCTGGAAATCGACATCAATCTGATGGGCGGCACCCAGCACACGTTGGCCTGGGTGATGGACCGCACGGCCACTTCCATGGGCGGGCGACAACTGCGGCGCTGGCTGAACCGGCCACTGCGGGACGTTTCTGTTGTCGAGCAACGCCAGCAGGCCGTATCGGCGCTGCTGGACGGCTTCCACTACGAGCCGGTCCACGACCTGCTCAAAGCCGTGGGGGATATTGAACGGGTACTGGCGCGGGTGGCCCTGCGCTCTGCACGGCCCCGGGATCTGTCGCGGCTGCGGGACGCCTTCCACGCCCTGCCGGACCTACAGAAGGTGCTGACACCGGTCAATTCCCACCTGATCGTGAAACTGGCCACCACTATTGGCGAATACCCGGAACTGGCGGACCTGCTGGAGCGGGGGATCGTCGATAATCCCCCGGTGGTTATCCGCGACGGCGGGGTGATCCGCGAGGGCTTCGATGCGGAACTGGATGACCTGCGCAACATCAGTGAGAACGCTGGCCAGTTTCTACTGGATGTGGAAACCCGGGAGCGGGAGCGCACCGGAATCAGCACGTTAAAAGTCGGCTACAACCGGATTCACGGCTATTACATTGAGATCAGCCGGGCCCAGGCCGAGGAGGCCCCGGTGGATTATATCCGCCGCCAGACCCTGAAAAACGCCGAGCGCTTTATCACCCCGGAGCTCAAGGAATTTGAAGACAAGGCCCTGAGCGCCAAGAGCCGGTCTCTGGCCCGGGAAAAAGCCCTGTATGACGAGGTACTGGAAACCGTCGCTGCCGAGCTGGCCCCGCTGCAGGACGCCGCCCAGGCCCTGGCGGAACTGGATGTGCTTAGCAATTTCGCCGAACGAGCCACCAGCCTGCGCTTCAACCCGCCGGAATTCAGCGAATCCCCGGGCTTTGATATTGAGCAGGGTCGTCACCCGGTAGTGGAGCAGTTGCTGAGCGATCCCTACGTGCCCAACGACCTGCTGATGGACGACCAGCGGCGAATGCTGGTGATCACCGGCCCCAACATGGGCGGTAAGTCCACCTACATGCGCCAGGCCGCGCTGATTGCCCTACTGGCCTACACCGGCAGCTTCGTGCCCGCCAACCGCGTGGTGATCGGCCCGCTGGATCGGATCTTCACCCGTATGGGGTCATCCGATGACATCGCCGGCGGACGTTCGACCTTCATGGTGGAAATGACCGAAACCGCCAACATCCTGCATAACGCCACCGAACACAGCCTGGTGCTGATGGACGAAGTCGGGCGAGGCACCAGCACCTTTGATGGCTTGTCGCTGGCCTGGGCCACGGCGGAGCATCTGGCAAAACACATTCGCTGTTATACGTTGTTTGCCACCCACTATTTCGAACTGACCCAGCTGGCCGACGAACTGACCCACGCGGTTAATGTGCACCTGACCGCCACCGAGCACGACGACACTATCGTGTTCCTGCACAACGTTCACGACGGGCCCGCCAGCCAGAGCTACGGCCTTCAGGTGGCAAAACTGGCTGGCGTTCCCCAGGACGTGATCCGCCACGCCAAGGCCCAGCTTGCCCATCTGGAAGGCAGTGCCGAGCCCGTTGCCCCGATGATAGCCCGGCCGGAACCGACTGCGCCTTCTGCTTCGGGATCATCAAAAGCCGCCCAGGCGAGCGCGTTTCAGGGGGATATGTTTTCGTCCATGGAGCCCAGCAAGGTCGAAGAAGCCCTGTCGGAGATGGACCTGGACGGCCTTACCCCGAGAGAGGCATTGAACCGGCTCTATGAACTGCGGGATATTATGGCCAGAAGATAA
- the fixJ gene encoding response regulator FixJ produces the protein MADSQQTVYVVEDDEAVRDSLELLLKSDGKSVKTYENANAFLKDYSESMTGCIVLDIRMPGMDGMELQKKLNDRHSILPIIFVTGHGDVPMAVDAMKEGAVDFIQKPYREEALLEKIEAALQQDEEQRKTLGEKQEILRRVKTLTPREHEIMDRMIEGQANKVIAIELEISQRTVEIHRSRVMHKMGTHSLAHLVRMILSVKDLIDAR, from the coding sequence ATGGCGGACAGTCAGCAAACAGTTTACGTGGTGGAAGACGACGAAGCAGTGCGGGACTCCCTTGAGCTGCTGCTGAAATCTGATGGCAAATCCGTCAAAACCTACGAAAACGCCAATGCTTTTCTGAAAGACTATTCGGAGTCCATGACGGGCTGTATCGTGCTGGACATCCGCATGCCCGGTATGGACGGCATGGAGCTGCAGAAAAAACTCAATGACCGGCACTCCATCCTGCCCATCATTTTCGTCACCGGCCACGGCGACGTGCCCATGGCAGTGGACGCGATGAAAGAGGGCGCCGTTGATTTTATCCAGAAGCCCTACCGTGAAGAGGCCCTGCTGGAAAAAATCGAGGCGGCGCTGCAACAGGACGAAGAACAGCGCAAGACCCTGGGGGAGAAGCAGGAAATCCTTCGCCGGGTAAAAACCCTGACCCCGCGAGAGCATGAAATCATGGACCGCATGATTGAAGGCCAGGCCAACAAGGTCATCGCCATCGAGCTGGAAATCAGCCAGCGCACGGTGGAAATTCACCGGTCCCGCGTGATGCACAAGATGGGAACCCACTCACTGGCACACCTTGTGCGCATGATCCTGTCAGTAAAGGACCTTATCGACGCGCGTTAA
- the pncC gene encoding nicotinamide-nucleotide amidase yields the protein MSLNDSVTDEALTEAGENLASLLLARKQTIATAESCTGGWVAKVLTDRAGSSAYMLAGIVSYSNSAKRDLLGVTETSLQDYGAVSEPVVREMVAGALATTGADVAVSISGIAGPDGGSKDKPVGTVWFAWGLSQTDTEAVVEHFSGDRDTVRRKAVLFALQGVQSYLENR from the coding sequence ATGTCACTAAACGACTCCGTAACAGATGAAGCCCTGACCGAAGCAGGGGAAAACCTTGCCAGCCTGCTGCTGGCACGGAAACAGACGATTGCCACGGCGGAGAGCTGCACCGGTGGCTGGGTGGCAAAAGTACTGACCGACCGGGCCGGGTCCTCCGCTTATATGCTTGCCGGTATCGTGAGTTACAGCAACTCGGCCAAGCGAGACCTTTTGGGTGTTACCGAGACCTCACTTCAGGACTATGGCGCTGTAAGTGAACCGGTGGTGAGGGAGATGGTCGCCGGGGCTCTGGCAACAACCGGCGCAGATGTGGCGGTGTCTATCAGCGGCATTGCCGGCCCCGATGGCGGATCGAAGGACAAGCCGGTGGGCACCGTCTGGTTTGCCTGGGGGCTCTCCCAAACCGATACCGAAGCGGTGGTTGAGCACTTCAGCGGGGATCGCGATACCGTTCGCCGCAAGGCGGTCCTGTTTGCGTTGCAGGGCGTACAGAGTTATCTCGAAAACAGATGA
- a CDS encoding ATP-binding response regulator — MTDAVQETTDVTVLLVDDNPQNLKVLYETLKDKGYRLLIANEGEKALELAHRHTPEVILLDIMMPELDGYQVCQRLKADPVTADCAVVFLSALDDVDAKVRGFSLGGADYISKPFQAQEVIARVKTHARVIRLERELLARNRQLENDQARILNSISEGIYGLDNEGRIVFANPAAAMIVRSTAGELIGKNFFELHFGKPDHNLEDLPAHATCCQGLPENQRGVELFRADGTRFPAQYCSTPKWDGDELHGAVVVFRDITTELENEQALEEARDLVQEQRDQLAHVSRMTTMGEMAAGVAHEVNQPLTAITNYARVAKRVMSKDEPDLTLLAETLEKIEAQSHRASEVIRRIRRFMKKPAAGKEVLSLAALLEDTRQFAEVDIRNNDGGVEVTVADDVQDVYADPVQVQQVALNLIRNALEATRSADSTDPVRVSVTMADSRFARVEVTDSGTGLSEENEAKLFLPFFTTKDEGMGIGLPTCRSLIQAQGGEIGYRRPEFRGACFYFTLPVAGVDVESVDQAEGSNQAEGSNQAEGSAQA; from the coding sequence ATGACAGATGCTGTCCAGGAGACAACAGACGTAACGGTTCTGCTTGTTGACGACAACCCCCAGAACCTCAAAGTGCTCTATGAAACCCTGAAAGACAAGGGTTACCGCCTGCTCATTGCCAACGAGGGCGAGAAAGCACTGGAGCTTGCCCATCGCCACACCCCCGAGGTGATCCTGCTGGACATCATGATGCCGGAACTTGACGGCTATCAGGTGTGCCAGCGACTGAAAGCTGATCCGGTAACAGCGGACTGCGCCGTGGTGTTCCTGTCCGCGCTGGATGACGTGGACGCAAAGGTGCGAGGCTTTTCACTGGGCGGTGCCGACTACATCTCCAAGCCTTTCCAGGCGCAGGAAGTGATTGCCCGGGTAAAAACCCACGCGCGGGTAATTCGTCTGGAGCGCGAGCTGCTGGCCCGCAACCGCCAGCTCGAGAATGACCAGGCAAGGATTCTGAACTCCATTAGCGAGGGCATTTACGGCCTGGATAACGAAGGCCGTATCGTGTTTGCCAACCCGGCTGCCGCCATGATTGTGCGCAGTACCGCTGGCGAGCTGATCGGCAAGAACTTTTTCGAATTGCACTTCGGCAAGCCCGACCACAACCTGGAAGATCTGCCCGCCCATGCCACCTGTTGCCAGGGCCTGCCTGAGAACCAGCGGGGCGTGGAGCTGTTCCGCGCCGATGGTACACGCTTCCCCGCGCAATACTGCTCCACCCCCAAATGGGACGGTGACGAGCTTCACGGCGCCGTTGTGGTCTTTCGGGACATCACCACAGAACTGGAAAACGAACAGGCCCTGGAAGAAGCCCGGGACCTGGTTCAGGAACAGCGGGACCAGCTGGCCCATGTGTCCCGCATGACCACCATGGGGGAAATGGCTGCAGGCGTCGCCCACGAGGTCAACCAGCCCCTGACCGCCATCACCAATTACGCCCGGGTGGCCAAGCGTGTGATGTCCAAGGACGAACCGGACCTTACCCTGCTGGCGGAAACCCTGGAAAAGATCGAGGCTCAGTCCCACCGCGCCAGCGAAGTGATTCGCCGTATCCGCCGCTTCATGAAAAAACCCGCCGCCGGCAAGGAAGTGCTGTCGCTGGCCGCGCTGCTGGAAGACACGCGGCAGTTTGCCGAAGTGGATATCCGCAACAACGATGGTGGAGTAGAAGTGACGGTGGCGGACGATGTGCAGGACGTCTACGCCGACCCGGTGCAGGTGCAGCAGGTGGCACTGAACCTGATCCGAAACGCCCTGGAAGCCACACGCAGTGCCGATTCCACCGACCCGGTCAGGGTCAGCGTCACCATGGCAGACAGCCGGTTCGCGCGGGTGGAAGTGACCGATTCCGGCACCGGGCTGTCTGAAGAAAACGAGGCCAAACTGTTTCTGCCGTTTTTCACCACCAAAGACGAAGGCATGGGCATCGGCCTGCCTACCTGTCGCTCACTGATTCAGGCCCAGGGCGGCGAAATTGGCTACCGGCGCCCCGAATTCCGGGGCGCCTGCTTCTACTTTACCTTGCCGGTTGCCGGCGTTGACGTTGAGAGCGTTGATCAGGCTGAAGGCTCTAACCAGGCTGAAGGCTCTAACCAGGCTGAAGGCTCTGCTCAGGCCTGA